One part of the Tenacibaculum sp. 190130A14a genome encodes these proteins:
- a CDS encoding DUF4230 domain-containing protein, with protein sequence MELLFLGLAGGAIISYFVFQKFSYSNKKSITEKQSVVLLDKIKKVSKLITVEGEFAEIYHHENTKEKFLGLFNSKKKAIILINAKVHIGFDFRKIQMESNTKKKTIILSHFPEPEVFSVEPNIRFYDIQNGLLNKFSSEDLTQVNQEAKEHILQKIPESNLMQTANKEALEAIVLMQNLVETIGWKLDYTSLELPTSDQKFLE encoded by the coding sequence ATGGAATTACTGTTTTTAGGCTTAGCGGGAGGCGCAATCATCTCATATTTTGTTTTTCAAAAATTTTCATATTCAAACAAGAAAAGTATTACTGAAAAACAGTCAGTTGTGCTTTTAGACAAAATTAAAAAAGTATCGAAGCTGATTACTGTTGAAGGAGAATTTGCTGAAATTTATCATCATGAAAATACCAAAGAAAAATTTTTAGGTTTATTTAATAGTAAGAAAAAAGCCATCATATTAATCAACGCAAAAGTGCATATAGGCTTTGATTTCAGAAAGATTCAAATGGAGTCTAACACAAAAAAGAAAACCATCATACTTTCACACTTTCCAGAACCTGAAGTTTTTTCCGTAGAACCAAACATCCGTTTTTATGATATTCAAAATGGGTTATTAAACAAATTCAGTTCAGAAGATTTAACTCAAGTAAACCAAGAAGCCAAAGAACATATTTTACAGAAAATTCCTGAAAGTAACCTTATGCAAACAGCTAATAAAGAAGCTCTAGAGGCTATCGTATTAATGCAAAACCTAGTAGAAACGATTGGTTGGAAATTAGACTATACTTCTTTAGAACTACCCACGTCAGATCAAAAATTTTTAGAATAA
- a CDS encoding MmcQ/YjbR family DNA-binding protein, whose protein sequence is MHIEQFRNYCITKKGVTEHFPFDDNVLVFKVMNKMFALSGLDSWEQNEPQINLKCNPDWALELRGEYESINPGYHMNKKHWNTVTINQDVSDTFAFELIDHSYDLIVKSLPKKIKAELENLS, encoded by the coding sequence ATGCATATTGAACAATTCAGAAACTATTGTATTACTAAAAAAGGAGTTACAGAGCATTTTCCCTTTGACGATAATGTTTTAGTTTTTAAGGTAATGAATAAAATGTTTGCTTTATCTGGTTTAGATAGCTGGGAACAAAACGAACCTCAAATTAACTTAAAATGCAATCCAGATTGGGCATTAGAATTACGAGGTGAATATGAAAGTATTAATCCAGGGTATCATATGAATAAAAAACATTGGAATACGGTTACAATTAACCAAGATGTTTCAGATACTTTTGCTTTTGAATTAATAGACCATTCTTATGATCTTATTGTAAAAAGTTTACCTAAAAAAATAAAAGCTGAATTAGAAAACCTTTCCTAA
- a CDS encoding ATP-binding protein produces the protein MASNNANTVALNRGKTATAQKDKTNDSIYKVLKKLYKIKKYPEVLKEALIVFNNAKNDKDFFLMYQTAEIIADVYKKSFNYKLSIKYYKLSIESLNNYKNLNNEKLLQNDNLDLLSKSYLKIGATYLSIYRNLKHKYTDSNYQKLLDVGVSKSYDTEFSSVEDITKFKDSAYYYFSKLEELPSLNDEILKSKAISHINMSAMYQLDSMYVEAKESVLKAIEIHKKRNDKIRLAQSLTNLGGVYSSTGEYNKAKETYYKGIETIKKNESEEAIKLKADLYFNLAWAMRNLKDYKAYDYQELSYEIEDVLKEKDIRDIIKKIEANHKENLEAQKIDYIKEQRKLKEAEDSRAKWLFSLLSVLVLLISGVVIYNYKLRQKNLSLKLSESNLLQQQSIEKLKSEAQIKILNATIDGKESERKLIAETLHDNVSALLSSANMHLSATKKQYNGDTPLEVEKTRAIILEASQKVRDLSHNLVSSILLKFGLEYAVKDVAKKYSNSQLAFEVSAQNINRYNQEFEIKIFNIIQELINNIIKHSKANHAKIALKEEKDQLTILIRDDGVGFAPSSSSIKDGIGLNQIDARVHVMNGKFIMSSEINKGTEAIITVPIQQQKKEFKLTSVS, from the coding sequence ATGGCATCAAATAATGCCAATACAGTTGCTTTAAACCGTGGTAAAACTGCTACAGCACAAAAAGACAAAACAAATGATTCAATATATAAAGTTTTAAAGAAACTCTATAAAATAAAAAAATATCCTGAAGTATTAAAAGAAGCTCTTATTGTTTTCAATAATGCAAAAAACGACAAAGACTTTTTCTTAATGTATCAGACTGCTGAAATAATTGCAGATGTTTATAAAAAATCCTTTAATTATAAGTTATCTATTAAGTATTACAAGCTATCTATTGAGAGTTTGAATAATTATAAAAACTTAAATAACGAAAAGTTACTTCAGAATGATAACCTAGACTTGTTATCTAAAAGTTATTTAAAAATTGGAGCTACTTATTTAAGTATTTACAGAAACTTAAAACATAAATATACAGATTCTAATTATCAGAAATTATTGGATGTTGGAGTTTCTAAAAGTTATGATACTGAGTTTAGTTCAGTAGAAGACATAACAAAATTTAAAGATAGCGCTTATTATTATTTTTCTAAGCTTGAAGAATTACCTTCACTTAATGATGAAATACTAAAGAGTAAAGCTATTTCACATATAAATATGTCTGCAATGTATCAGTTAGACTCCATGTATGTTGAAGCAAAAGAATCTGTTTTAAAAGCTATAGAAATTCACAAAAAAAGAAATGATAAAATTAGATTAGCACAATCATTAACAAACCTTGGAGGTGTATATAGTTCTACAGGTGAATATAATAAAGCTAAAGAAACCTATTATAAAGGTATTGAAACAATTAAAAAAAATGAATCTGAAGAGGCTATCAAACTTAAAGCTGATTTATATTTTAATTTGGCATGGGCCATGCGCAATTTAAAAGATTACAAGGCCTATGACTACCAAGAATTATCATATGAAATAGAAGATGTTTTAAAGGAGAAAGATATTAGAGATATAATAAAAAAAATAGAGGCGAATCATAAAGAAAATTTAGAAGCTCAAAAAATAGATTATATAAAAGAACAAAGAAAACTTAAGGAAGCTGAAGACTCAAGAGCAAAATGGCTTTTTAGCCTATTAAGTGTTTTAGTTTTATTAATCTCTGGTGTAGTGATATACAACTATAAGCTTCGACAAAAGAATCTTAGTTTAAAGCTATCTGAAAGTAATTTATTACAACAGCAAAGTATAGAGAAACTAAAATCTGAAGCGCAAATAAAAATATTAAACGCCACTATAGATGGTAAAGAATCTGAGCGTAAATTAATTGCAGAAACTTTACATGATAATGTAAGTGCCTTATTGTCTTCTGCAAACATGCATTTAAGTGCCACCAAAAAACAATATAACGGAGATACTCCGTTAGAAGTAGAAAAAACACGTGCTATTATTTTAGAAGCCTCTCAAAAAGTAAGAGACTTATCACACAATTTAGTTTCTTCTATTTTATTAAAGTTCGGACTAGAATATGCCGTAAAAGATGTAGCTAAAAAATACTCTAACAGCCAATTAGCTTTTGAAGTTTCCGCTCAAAACATTAATAGGTATAATCAAGAGTTTGAAATAAAAATCTTTAATATTATTCAAGAACTGATTAATAATATTATTAAACATAGTAAAGCGAACCATGCTAAAATTGCATTAAAAGAAGAAAAAGATCAACTAACCATTCTTATTAGAGATGATGGGGTCGGTTTTGCCCCCTCATCATCCTCTATTAAAGACGGAATTGGTTTAAATCAAATTGATGCTCGCGTACATGTTATGAACGGTAAGTTTATTATGAGTTCTGAAATTAATAAAGGTACAGAGGCAATTATTACGGTACCTATTCAGCAACAAAAAAAAGAATTTAAGTTAACCTCGGTGAGCTAA
- a CDS encoding ABC transporter ATP-binding protein, which produces MSKSTGNAFDIKVFARLMGFAKRYRTRFLIAVFSTILLAAVATASPYILIQAIDDFVDNQDLTRLLYFATLMLAVLLLQVLLQFTFIYFANWVGQHVIRDIRTKTFEKITQFKMGYFDNSSVGKLVTRVVSDIETIANFFTQGVFMIVSDILKMIVVIGVMFYLNWKLALIALAVLPILIYATKLFQIAIKATFQDVRNQVANLNSFVQERVTGMKIVQLFHREVIEYKNFVDINDKHKKAHIKTVWYYSIFFPIAEILSSIAIGLIVWYGGLQVIEGKSITIASIIGFIQMAQMLFRPLRQIADKFNQLQMGIVSGERVFEVLDTESSIAKDGTTSTEQLEGNISFNNVHFSYIKGEEILKGISFEVIKGETVAIVGATGAGKSTIINLINRFYEIDAGTISIDGIPIQEYDLPSLRNKIAVVLQDVFLFSDTILNNITLKDENISLEEVQKAAKQIGIHDFIMSLPNNYSYNVKERGAMLSSGQRQLIAFLRAYVSKPRILILDEATSSVDTHSEQMIQYATDTITKNRTSIVIAHRLATIKKADKIIVMDQGQIVELGTHKTLLQKENGYYKNLYDKQFSLENVSK; this is translated from the coding sequence GTGAGTAAATCTACAGGAAACGCATTTGACATTAAAGTTTTCGCAAGACTAATGGGTTTTGCAAAACGATACCGTACACGATTTTTAATAGCTGTATTTTCAACCATATTATTGGCAGCAGTAGCTACTGCTAGCCCGTATATACTTATACAAGCCATTGATGATTTTGTTGATAATCAAGATTTAACTCGTTTACTCTACTTTGCTACTTTAATGCTTGCCGTATTACTTTTACAAGTCTTACTACAGTTTACTTTCATATACTTTGCAAATTGGGTAGGACAACATGTAATTCGTGACATACGTACCAAAACCTTCGAAAAAATAACACAATTTAAAATGGGTTATTTTGACAATTCATCTGTAGGTAAATTGGTAACACGTGTCGTATCTGATATTGAAACCATTGCCAATTTTTTTACACAAGGTGTTTTTATGATAGTTAGCGATATCTTAAAAATGATTGTTGTTATAGGAGTTATGTTCTATTTGAATTGGAAATTAGCTTTAATTGCTTTGGCGGTATTACCTATTTTAATTTATGCAACTAAACTTTTTCAAATTGCTATCAAAGCAACCTTTCAAGATGTAAGAAACCAAGTTGCGAACTTAAATAGCTTTGTACAAGAACGAGTAACAGGAATGAAAATCGTTCAGCTTTTTCATAGAGAAGTTATCGAATACAAAAATTTTGTAGACATCAATGATAAACATAAAAAAGCTCACATTAAAACAGTTTGGTACTACTCTATCTTCTTTCCTATTGCAGAAATTTTATCTTCTATTGCTATTGGATTGATTGTTTGGTATGGCGGTTTGCAAGTTATTGAAGGAAAATCAATCACTATAGCTTCTATTATTGGTTTTATTCAAATGGCTCAAATGTTGTTTAGACCATTACGTCAAATCGCAGATAAATTCAACCAACTTCAAATGGGAATTGTTTCTGGTGAAAGAGTTTTTGAAGTACTAGATACGGAGAGCTCTATTGCTAAAGACGGAACAACTTCAACAGAACAACTTGAAGGAAATATTTCGTTTAACAATGTACACTTTAGCTATATTAAGGGTGAAGAAATTTTAAAAGGAATTTCTTTTGAAGTAATAAAAGGAGAAACCGTTGCGATTGTTGGAGCTACGGGAGCAGGAAAATCTACAATAATTAACTTAATCAACAGGTTTTATGAAATTGATGCAGGTACTATAAGTATCGACGGTATTCCGATACAAGAATATGACTTACCATCTTTAAGAAATAAAATAGCTGTTGTTTTACAAGATGTATTTTTATTTTCTGACACCATATTAAACAATATTACGCTAAAAGACGAGAATATCTCTTTAGAAGAAGTTCAAAAGGCAGCCAAACAAATTGGCATTCATGATTTTATTATGAGTTTGCCTAACAATTACTCTTACAATGTAAAAGAAAGAGGTGCAATGCTATCTTCTGGTCAACGTCAATTAATTGCATTTTTAAGAGCTTATGTAAGTAAGCCTCGTATTTTAATTTTAGACGAAGCTACTTCTTCTGTAGATACACATTCTGAACAAATGATTCAGTACGCAACAGATACTATTACCAAAAATCGCACTTCAATTGTTATTGCCCATAGACTAGCTACCATAAAAAAAGCAGATAAAATTATTGTCATGGATCAAGGGCAAATAGTAGAGTTAGGAACTCATAAAACACTGTTACAAAAGGAGAATGGATACTATAAAAACTTGTACGACAAACAATTTAGTTTAGAAAATGTTTCTAAATAA
- a CDS encoding metallophosphoesterase family protein gives MKKILLLSDTHSFIDDQILKFVKQADEVWHAGDIGDLKVTDTIKEYKPLRAVYGNIDDKDARAEFPLDNKFEVEGVRVWITHIGGYPNKYNQRVREDLKIEKPQLFICGHSHILKVQFDKKLNILHLNPGAAGNHGFHKVRTMLRFELENAAVKNMEVIELAHRG, from the coding sequence ATGAAAAAAATACTGCTTTTATCAGACACCCATAGTTTTATTGATGATCAAATTTTAAAGTTTGTAAAACAAGCGGACGAGGTTTGGCATGCTGGAGATATTGGTGATTTAAAAGTAACCGATACTATCAAGGAGTACAAGCCTTTGAGAGCGGTATATGGCAATATTGATGATAAAGATGCTAGGGCAGAGTTTCCTTTAGATAATAAATTTGAGGTAGAAGGAGTTCGAGTATGGATAACGCATATAGGAGGATATCCGAATAAATACAATCAAAGGGTTCGGGAAGATTTAAAAATAGAAAAACCACAGTTGTTTATCTGTGGTCATTCGCATATATTAAAAGTTCAGTTTGATAAAAAACTGAATATATTACATTTAAATCCTGGTGCTGCTGGTAATCATGGTTTTCATAAGGTAAGAACTATGTTACGTTTTGAGTTAGAAAATGCAGCAGTTAAAAATATGGAGGTAATTGAATTAGCTCACCGAGGTTAA
- a CDS encoding 5-formyltetrahydrofolate cyclo-ligase, which translates to MIKKELRKIYKQKRKELTQEQIAGFQQSIEAQIERLDFSKIQNIHIFLPIEKQKEINTYPIIDFLQAKGKNIIISKSNFKDNTLTHFIFKKDTLLEVNNYGIPEPVNATPFEVTEIDLVFVPLLISDHNNYRVGYGKGFYDRFLSECKSTIKTIGLNFFKPIDKISDTNAYDIPLDIMIYPK; encoded by the coding sequence ATGATAAAAAAAGAGCTGCGAAAAATCTATAAACAAAAGAGAAAAGAGTTAACTCAAGAACAAATAGCAGGTTTTCAACAAAGCATTGAAGCACAAATAGAACGTTTAGATTTCTCAAAGATTCAAAACATTCATATTTTTCTCCCTATTGAAAAGCAAAAAGAAATAAATACCTATCCTATTATAGACTTTTTACAAGCTAAAGGGAAAAACATTATTATTAGTAAAAGTAATTTTAAAGACAATACACTAACTCATTTTATCTTCAAAAAAGACACTCTTTTAGAAGTGAATAATTATGGAATTCCAGAGCCAGTTAATGCCACTCCTTTTGAAGTAACGGAAATCGATTTAGTATTTGTACCGCTATTAATTTCTGACCATAACAATTATAGAGTTGGCTACGGTAAAGGCTTTTATGATCGTTTTTTATCAGAATGTAAGTCTACGATAAAAACAATTGGATTGAATTTTTTTAAACCTATTGATAAAATTTCAGATACTAATGCATATGATATTCCACTAGATATCATGATATACCCTAAATAA
- a CDS encoding Rrf2 family transcriptional regulator, giving the protein MLSKKTKYGLKALTFIAKQPKGDKVQIATISESENISHKFLESILLTLRKAGFLGARKGKGGGYYLLKEAEDIKMTDVIRTLEGPIAMVPCVSLNFYEKCEDCPDEDACSVHKLMIQVRDNTLQVLRNNTLADLV; this is encoded by the coding sequence ATGCTATCAAAGAAAACAAAATATGGTTTAAAGGCATTAACGTTTATTGCGAAACAACCAAAAGGAGACAAGGTTCAAATCGCTACGATCTCTGAAAGTGAAAATATTTCGCATAAATTTTTAGAGAGTATTTTACTTACTTTACGAAAAGCTGGGTTTTTAGGAGCAAGGAAAGGTAAAGGTGGAGGATATTATTTATTAAAAGAGGCGGAAGATATAAAAATGACAGATGTTATTAGAACTTTAGAAGGTCCTATTGCCATGGTGCCTTGTGTAAGTTTGAATTTTTATGAAAAATGTGAAGACTGCCCAGATGAAGATGCTTGTTCCGTTCATAAATTAATGATTCAGGTTAGAGATAACACCTTACAAGTACTAAGAAATAATACGTTAGCTGATTTAGTCTAG
- the truA gene encoding tRNA pseudouridine(38-40) synthase TruA, whose protein sequence is MRYFIELSYLGKNYHGWQIQPHATSVQEEISKAISTILRKEIAITGAGRTDAGVHASQMFAHFDTDTPINEHFTYKLNAILPNDIVIYNTTLVDNEAHTRFDAISRSYEYKIILGRNPFLLDTTWQLNYKNLDVPLMNKAAEILYEYEDFECFSKVKTDVYTFNCNVTHAKWELVNNELTFYISANRFLRNMVRAIVGTLLNVGLGKTSLEEFKQIIESKNRSNAGVSVPAKGLFLTKVAYTYI, encoded by the coding sequence TTGAGGTATTTTATTGAGCTTTCATATTTGGGTAAAAACTATCATGGATGGCAAATACAGCCGCATGCAACATCAGTTCAGGAAGAAATAAGCAAAGCAATTAGCACTATTCTTCGTAAAGAAATAGCTATTACTGGTGCAGGTAGAACAGATGCAGGTGTACATGCTTCTCAAATGTTTGCTCATTTTGATACAGACACTCCAATAAATGAACATTTTACCTATAAATTAAATGCTATCTTGCCAAATGATATTGTTATTTACAATACCACATTAGTTGACAATGAAGCACATACTCGATTTGATGCAATAAGTAGAAGTTATGAGTATAAAATAATTTTGGGACGAAATCCTTTTTTGTTAGATACCACTTGGCAATTAAATTACAAAAATTTGGATGTACCCTTAATGAATAAGGCTGCTGAGATTTTATACGAATACGAAGATTTCGAATGCTTTTCAAAGGTTAAAACTGATGTGTATACATTTAATTGTAACGTAACCCATGCTAAATGGGAACTGGTTAACAATGAGCTAACTTTTTACATTTCAGCAAATCGATTTCTACGAAACATGGTACGCGCCATTGTGGGAACCTTATTAAATGTTGGCTTAGGTAAAACCAGTTTAGAAGAATTTAAACAGATTATAGAAAGTAAAAACCGAAGCAATGCTGGAGTTTCAGTTCCGGCAAAAGGTTTATTTTTAACAAAAGTAGCATATACATATATATAG
- a CDS encoding DUF4293 domain-containing protein, whose translation MIQRIQSIYLLIAAVLAGVLTFVFKLWSDANATPINVIDLFSAETLTEKLVPVLFYGSAIISLATIFLFKNRQLQFVLGRVNVLINLFLLGLLIYLSLTLSGETAVSEKGIGMFFPVLIILLVVLANKAIKKDEDLVKSVDRLR comes from the coding sequence ATGATACAACGAATACAATCTATATATTTATTAATAGCCGCAGTTTTAGCTGGTGTTCTAACTTTTGTTTTTAAGTTATGGAGCGATGCAAATGCTACACCAATTAATGTAATAGATTTGTTTTCGGCAGAGACACTTACTGAAAAGTTGGTTCCAGTATTATTTTATGGTTCTGCTATTATATCGTTAGCAACCATTTTTCTATTTAAAAACCGTCAATTACAATTTGTATTAGGACGTGTTAATGTATTGATAAATCTTTTTTTATTAGGATTGTTGATATATCTATCACTAACATTATCTGGAGAAACAGCCGTTTCTGAGAAAGGTATTGGGATGTTCTTTCCTGTTCTAATTATTTTGCTAGTAGTTTTAGCAAATAAAGCCATTAAAAAGGATGAAGATCTTGTAAAATCTGTAGATAGATTACGATAA
- the rho gene encoding transcription termination factor Rho, with the protein MFEISELKAKKLAELQAIAKQIGLTKFSQLKKLDLVYRILDAQAESSPKEVETKKEEKPKRKRIVKKAESKEKPKQEPAKDKKAEATERKEEKVVKKEAPKKEAPKKEVQQEAKRKDTSDQKPPQQQQKQQQNKQRNQHQNKQRQHHNKQNGKNYQHKSGNKYRDPDFEFDGIIESEGVLEMMPDGYGFLRSSDYNYLSSPDDVYVSQSQIKLFGLKTGDTVRGNVRPPKEGEKYFPLIRVSKINGLNPNIVRDRVSFEHLTPLFADEKFNLAQKGSSLSTRIIDLFSPIGKGQRGMIVAQPKTGKTMLLKDVANAIAANHPEVYQIVLLIDERPEEVTDMQRSVRGEVVASTFDEPADKHVRVANIVLEKAKRLVECGHDVVILLDSITRLARAYNTVAPASGKILSGGIDANALHKPKRFFGAARNIENGGSLTIIATALTETGSKMDEVIFEEFKGTGNMELQLERNIANRRIYPAIDLIKSSTRRDDLLLDDKTVQRMWVLRKYLADMNPIEAMEFIQDRIKTSLNNEEFLISMNG; encoded by the coding sequence ATGTTTGAAATTTCTGAATTGAAAGCTAAAAAATTAGCTGAATTGCAAGCTATTGCAAAGCAAATAGGTTTAACTAAGTTTAGCCAACTAAAAAAGTTAGATTTAGTTTACAGGATTCTTGATGCGCAAGCTGAATCATCACCAAAAGAGGTGGAAACTAAAAAGGAAGAGAAACCTAAAAGAAAAAGAATAGTTAAAAAGGCTGAAAGTAAAGAAAAACCTAAGCAAGAACCGGCTAAAGATAAAAAGGCAGAAGCTACTGAAAGAAAGGAAGAAAAGGTAGTTAAGAAAGAGGCTCCTAAAAAAGAAGCTCCTAAAAAAGAAGTTCAGCAAGAGGCTAAAAGAAAAGATACTTCAGATCAAAAGCCTCCACAACAGCAGCAAAAGCAACAGCAAAATAAACAACGTAACCAGCACCAAAATAAGCAGCGTCAACATCATAATAAGCAAAACGGTAAAAATTACCAACATAAGAGTGGTAATAAGTATCGTGATCCTGATTTTGAATTTGATGGAATAATCGAAAGTGAAGGTGTATTAGAAATGATGCCAGATGGTTATGGTTTTTTACGTTCATCAGACTATAATTATTTGTCATCTCCAGATGATGTATATGTTTCTCAATCTCAAATTAAATTATTTGGTTTAAAAACAGGAGATACCGTAAGAGGTAATGTACGTCCACCAAAAGAAGGGGAAAAATATTTTCCACTTATTAGAGTTTCAAAAATTAATGGTTTAAACCCGAATATTGTTAGAGATAGGGTGTCATTCGAGCATTTAACTCCGTTATTTGCTGATGAAAAATTTAACTTAGCTCAAAAAGGAAGTTCTTTATCAACTAGAATTATCGATTTGTTTTCTCCAATAGGAAAAGGGCAGCGTGGTATGATTGTAGCACAGCCTAAAACTGGTAAAACAATGTTGTTAAAGGATGTGGCAAATGCAATTGCAGCGAATCATCCAGAAGTTTATCAAATTGTATTGTTAATAGATGAACGTCCGGAGGAAGTTACCGATATGCAGCGTAGTGTTAGAGGAGAAGTAGTAGCTTCTACTTTTGATGAGCCAGCTGATAAGCATGTACGTGTAGCAAACATAGTATTGGAAAAAGCAAAGCGTTTAGTAGAATGTGGGCACGATGTAGTAATCTTGTTAGATTCTATTACACGTTTAGCAAGAGCTTATAACACGGTAGCTCCAGCTTCTGGTAAAATATTATCAGGAGGTATTGATGCAAATGCATTACATAAACCAAAACGTTTCTTTGGAGCGGCTCGTAATATTGAAAATGGAGGTTCTTTAACAATTATTGCTACTGCATTAACAGAAACTGGTTCTAAGATGGATGAAGTAATCTTCGAAGAATTCAAAGGAACTGGTAACATGGAATTACAATTAGAGCGTAATATTGCGAACCGTAGAATTTACCCAGCTATCGATTTAATTAAATCAAGTACTCGTAGAGATGATTTATTATTAGATGATAAGACAGTTCAACGTATGTGGGTGTTACGTAAGTATTTAGCAGATATGAATCCGATTGAAGCAATGGAGTTTATTCAAGATAGAATTAAAACTTCTTTAAATAATGAAGAGTTTTTAATCTCTATGAACGGATAA
- the cdaA gene encoding diadenylate cyclase CdaA, with amino-acid sequence MNLDFINFSILDILDIILVAVLLYYIYKLLKGTVAINIVIGIALIFLIWKITQALHMEMLSGILGYLLSGGVIALIIVFQQEIRKFLLMIGTTNFNSKRSFLNQIKFLQSEINAEIDTDAILKACTSLARTKTGALIVIERTNNLDFIANTGDKMSALVTPVLLESIFFKNSPLHDGATIIRDNQVVATRVILPVSESTLIPARFGLRHRAAFGVTERTDAVCLIVSEETGEVSYIKDGEFVLFKSIEELSKKLQKDLTT; translated from the coding sequence ATGAATTTAGACTTTATCAATTTCTCAATTCTTGATATTCTAGATATAATACTAGTGGCTGTTTTACTATATTATATTTATAAACTTTTAAAAGGAACCGTAGCTATAAATATTGTTATTGGGATTGCATTAATCTTTTTAATATGGAAAATTACTCAGGCATTACATATGGAAATGTTGAGTGGTATTTTAGGATATTTATTATCTGGGGGAGTGATTGCGTTAATTATAGTTTTTCAACAAGAAATAAGAAAATTCCTATTAATGATAGGAACAACAAATTTTAATTCGAAACGAAGTTTTCTAAATCAGATTAAGTTTTTACAATCTGAAATAAATGCAGAAATAGATACAGATGCAATTTTAAAGGCATGTACAAGTTTAGCAAGAACAAAAACGGGAGCATTAATCGTAATTGAAAGAACAAATAATTTAGATTTTATTGCCAATACTGGTGATAAAATGAGTGCATTGGTTACACCAGTTTTACTGGAAAGTATTTTTTTTAAAAACAGTCCTCTTCATGATGGAGCAACAATTATAAGAGACAATCAAGTGGTGGCAACAAGAGTTATTTTACCTGTTTCAGAAAGTACATTGATACCAGCACGATTTGGACTAAGGCATAGAGCTGCTTTTGGGGTAACAGAAAGAACTGATGCAGTTTGTTTGATTGTTTCTGAAGAAACAGGAGAGGTTTCTTATATAAAGGATGGAGAATTTGTGCTATTTAAAAGTATAGAAGAATTAAGTAAGAAGTTACAGAAAGATTTAACAACATAA
- a CDS encoding response regulator transcription factor: MSKIQVHIADDHKILIEGVIALLNTENDIQVRDFSLTGKEVVQWFSNNKADVLILDINMPEMDGIDVLRTFKQRGVKVKTIILSSLTDPKLVQEMIALGANGFLDKSCAYEHIIDAVKAVHKGLQYFSDDIKTSLFNLYVTESKEEEEASEVDEYLTDREVEVLKLIAKEKNSSEIAESLNISLKTVETYRRNLYKKLQVKNVVGLAMYAVKNNIV, from the coding sequence ATGAGTAAGATACAAGTTCACATTGCAGATGACCATAAGATATTAATAGAAGGTGTCATTGCATTATTAAATACTGAAAACGACATACAAGTTCGTGATTTTTCTTTAACAGGAAAAGAAGTTGTACAATGGTTCTCAAACAACAAGGCAGACGTTTTGATTCTAGATATAAACATGCCTGAAATGGATGGAATAGATGTACTTAGAACCTTTAAACAAAGGGGTGTCAAAGTAAAAACAATTATTCTATCTAGTTTAACAGACCCAAAACTTGTTCAAGAAATGATAGCACTTGGTGCTAACGGTTTTTTAGACAAAAGTTGTGCATACGAACATATAATCGACGCTGTAAAAGCTGTACATAAAGGATTACAATACTTTAGTGATGATATTAAAACTAGTTTATTTAACCTATATGTTACTGAGTCTAAGGAAGAAGAAGAAGCTTCTGAAGTAGATGAGTACTTAACTGACCGAGAGGTAGAAGTTTTAAAACTTATCGCAAAAGAAAAAAATTCTTCCGAAATTGCAGAAAGTCTGAATATAAGTTTAAAAACTGTTGAGACATATCGACGAAATTTGTATAAGAAATTACAAGTGAAGAATGTAGTAGGTTTAGCGATGTACGCCGTTAAAAATAACATTGTATAG